The window AATCACACTACTGCTCAGGTTAATCTGCTTAATAAACAAGGAAATCCCAAAACCACAAATTTGCCTGTTAGTTTTTACGATCAGTTTACAAATAATTTAAAATATCATTTTGTGCATACTTTAAATGGCTTTGATGTGCCGGATACAATTTTTGTAGAACCACGCACAACATATAAAGTAGTGGTGTCCAGTATTCCTCCAGTAACTAAAGACAGTGTGCAAATAGAAAAAGGAACACATAATACTATTGCTTTAGATGTGTCTGTTGGAAAAATGAATTTAGAATTACTTGGTAGAGAGAAATCTATTGCAGGTTTACAAGCAATTATTCGAAAGCAAGGAGAGAGTAAAACCCTTCATGTTCAATATTTTGGTAATATAGAAACTTACCTTTGCGGTACTTATCAAGTAGAAGTATTGAGTTTGCCACGGATGCTTGTTGATAGTGTCCAAATTTCGGAAAACCATATTACCACTGTTCAAATTCCTGGTCCGGGGATAGCTGTAATTAAGAAACCTTCATTAGGTTATGGAGCTATTCACAGAGAATTGGAAGATGAATTAGAGTTAATTTATAATTTAAGAGAAAATATAAATCACGTAGAATCTCTTTATTTACTTCCCGGAAAGTATCGAGTCATTTTTCGTTCTAAATTTAAGAACACCACAGTTAGTACTCGAGAAGTTCGCTTTGAAGTGAAAACAGGAGAAACAGTAACCGTTGATATTCATTAGTAGAATAATATAAAACAATGAAACGAGCATGTTGAAAATCATCATTTATTACACACAAAGGAATGATTATTTTTTACTTGCGACTTCTCCCGAAGAATCGGGACAGGCTATCTGACCAAAATATAAAATTATAACAGATGAAAAAATACACTTTTACAGAAAAAATTGATACTCGCTCCGGATTTGGGGCAGGACTTACAGAGTTAGGTAGAACTAACCCTAATGTAGTTGCTCTTGTAGCAGATTTAACAGGATCACTTAAAATGGGCGACTTTAAAAAAGAGAATCCGGAGCGCTTTTTTCAATCTGGAATAGCTGAAGCTAATATGATGGGAATGGCGGCAGGTTTTACAATTGGAGGTAAAATCCCTTTTGCAGGGACTTTTGCAGCTTTCGCTACAGGACGTGTTTACGATCAAATTCGTCAATCCATTGCCTATTCCCAGAAAAATGTAAAAATTTGCGCATCTCATGCTGGAATTACTTTAGGAGAAGACGGTGCAACACACCAAATTCTGGAAGATATTGGAATGATGAAGATGCTACCGGGAATGGTGGTTATTAGTCCTTGCGATTATAACCAAACCAAGGCAGCAACATTGGCTATAGCAGAATATGAAGGTCCGGTTTATTTACGTTTTGGTCGTCCTGCAGTACCAAATTTTACTGTAGCAGACGAAAAATTTGAAATTGGCAAAGCTCAGATGCTAAGTGAAGGTACTGACGTTACTATTGTAGCGACTGGTCATATGGTATGGGAAGCTATTCAGGCAGGTGAAGCTTTAGAAAAAGAGGGTATAAGTGCAGAAATAATAAATATACATACGATTAAACCTTTGGATACCAAAGCAATATTGAACTCGATAAATAAAACGGGTTGTATCGTTAGCGCCGAAGAGCATCAAAAAGCAGGAGGACTTGGTGAAAGTATAGCTTCTTTCTTAAGCGAAAATAATCCAACTCCTATGGAATTTGTTGCCATTAATGATGTTTGGGGACAAAGTGGAAAACCAAGTGCGTTAATGGAAAAATATGGCCTAAATGCAGCAAGTATAGAGGCTGCAGCAAAACGTTTAGTCGCCAAAAAAGCTTGATTATATTAATGATTTTATAAGAGCCTATTACTGAAAATGGAATATTTTCCATATTATGAATATACTGTATAACATCAGTAAACATAATTACTTGATATGTAAATGTATAGTTTTTTGGCATAGATATTGATATATACAGTTTGAGTTCTTTCATTAAGTTAATCTTAATTATAGCGTTGGAGTGGTTACCGCGCTATAGGGGAGTAGTGATACTCCGTGTAATTAATATTTTTTTAATAATTGTTCGAAAGCCAAAGATTTATTTCTTTGGCTTTTTTTATGCTTTTTAGAAGCGTTATTTCGATAAAGTGTAGTCCTCTATATCATCTCGCCAGAACAAAGTGAAGGAGAGGTCACAATGTTATGAAGGTAAAAACGTTTGGACAGGAATTTTATCTTTTCACTTGCGAAAGGAACAATCCTAGAAGTACAATAGAGATACCTGCTACTTTTATTAAACTGATAGATTCGTCCAAAACAAAATAGGCAAATACTAGTGTAAATACGGGAATACTATTTGAGAAAGCAGATGCTTTACTTGGTCCAATTTTACCAATTCCGTAAGTAAATAACACAAAAGCAAAAGAAGAGGCAAACAGAGATAGATTGAAGAAAGAAAAAGCTAAGTTCGTTGTAATCTTTTCGGGAAAGCTTAATAAATTCCTCCATTCAAACACAAATATTAGAGGTAAGAATAGAAAAATACCAATAAGGTTCTGGAAGGTTGTGATTGTAATACTATTGTATTTTCCGGTTAGTTTCTTAAGTCCTAAACCGTATGCAGTCCCAGTTAAAACAGCCAATAACAACATAAGTATCCCTAACCAGGAAAAAGATAAATCTTTACCAAAATCAGCAACAACTAAAACAACTCCACCAAAAGAGATAAGTAATCCTAAAACATTCATCCTCGTAAGTTTATCTCTAAATAGTAAGTAGGCTCCAATAGGCGTAAATAAAGGGATTGTAGCAATTAAGATTGAAGCAATAGATGCCGAAGTAAATTGAATGCCATAACCTTCAAAAATAAAATATAAAAAAGGTTGTGTAAAGGAGAGAAGAAGCAAGAATAGATAATCCTTCTTTTGGATTTTTTGGAGTTTACGACTTAATTTGGCAATCGATATTAAAATCGAGAAAGATAAAATAAGACGGAAAAAGATGATCAACAAAGGCGTAAATACCTCAAGCAATTGCCTTGTCCAAACAAAGGACAAACCCCAAAACATCATGGCAAAGAATAGGGCAGGATAAGCTTTGTTGATGTTTAAGTTCTTCATTATCTCTTAGCTTCCAAATTTATAGTTACTCCTGCTTTAAGCCAAGTCCCTAACTGCAAAACACCATATTCAAAATAGCTCTGATTGAATAAATTCATACCATATATAAACAGCGTATAGTATTGACGTTTGTAGTACAATTTAGCATTTGCCAAAAATACAGCTTTATACGGTTCTTCTTGGTATTCTTGGTCGTTAAAATTATAAGTCTGAAAAATTCCAACTCTATCGCGGTAGCTTATTGAAAAATTTGCAAATAGATTGGATGCAATAGTGATTGTTCCTCCAAAATTTAATTGATGCTTTAAATGTGTACTAGCATACTTTGTGAGCTGAGGGATTTCTTTAAATTTTACACTCAAATAGGTGTAATTCAAATAGATGTTTTGTAGAACTACAGAATGAAAAGGCGAATAGTCAATCCCTATTTCAATCCCGGAAACATTTTGTTCCACAATATTCTGCGTCTGCCATTTCTCAATATCATTAAGCCAAACCCAATCGATAATATCTTTTCCTAGGCGAGAAAAGTAAACGGCATCAAACTGAAAATTTGAATTTTTATATTTTACTCCCAAGTCGAAGGAAGTAGCTCTTTCGGGAAGTAATTCTGTATTTCCAAGGTTTGCAGGCCCTGAATAATACAAATCAGTAAATGTTGGTAAGCGCATTGCTTGGTTAACAGATCCTATAATTTTGAGATTTTGATTTATGGAATAACTAAAATCAATTCCAGGATATACTTTAAGTTGTTGACTGTAGTCGGAGTTCCAGTTAATCAAAAAGCCAAAAGCAGCATAGAATTTTGATTCTGAGATTAGTTGATGATCGATAAACACACTTGCATTCGATCTTTTAAAATAATGAGAGAAGCTATAATCTTTATCCCAAGGAACAGGCTTTATTTTTTCTTGGGTTTCACCCAAACTGCTGCTCCAAATAGATTCTGATTTAATTTCAGTTCCAATTTGTGTTTTCCCTAATTTACTTATAAAACGATGATTGGTCTTTAAACCATAAGTATCCGTTTGGTGAAAATTCTGATAAACGGAAGGGTTTTCTCGTGTCAGTACCCATTGATCCTGGTGTCTTCTCCAGAAAATACTAATTTTAGAAACCAATTGTTTGCCAAAATTCAGATTTGCATTTCCATTGTAAGCATTATTATACTCGTACTGAAGGGGATATTTAGTAGAATAAAAACCATTAGCCCCAAATTCTTTTTTAAGTGCTCCTAATTGAAAATCAAAGGTGTATTTATCAGCAATCCATTGCGATTGAATGAAAAAATTGCTCAACCGGAAATCAGTATTTTCCATATAGCCATCACTACCCGATTTTTGAAAACTTAGAAAAGTTTTATTTCTTCCTTTTGTGACATTAACGGAAGCCCCTAAACTATAGAAAGCGTTTTGTCCTCCTTCGCCTGTAATTTGAATTTTGTTCATGGCAGAGGGCTGAGTTACAATATTCACGGCTCCGGCAAAAGCATTAGCTCCATAGATACGTGCTGCAGAACCTTCTAAAATTTCTATTCGCTCAATAGCTTGAGAAACAAGAGGAAGATTTAAAGTAAAATGACCTGTTTGAGCATCGGATAGGGGAATACCATTCAATAAAATCAGGACTTGATCGAAAGAGCTTGCGCGAAGAGAAATATCACTTTGGATGCCAAATCCGCCTCTTTGTCGAATATCTATTGCTCTTCGTTGTTTTAAAATTCCTGCAATATCTTGCTGTCCCGATTGAAGAATATTTTGTTTGCTAATTAGATTTACAAGCCGTGCTTGTTGGCTAAAAACCAAAGGCTCAACTGCCGAAATAATTTCAACTTCTTCAAGCTCTAGTTTTTTATCAATACGTAAAGAATCTTCCTGAGCAAAAGAGGTGGCAGCACCTAATGTTAGTAAGCTGTAAGCAACATTAAGACTAGCGATTTTAATCACTTTTTTCAAGCTATTAAAAACAGCATAAGACTTATTTGTCCATCTCCTAAAAGTAATTATCTGGTATTGAGAATGTGCTGTTATTTGTTTCATGCTTCTTGCTAAAAGAAGCTGCAAATGTAAACAATTGTACAAAATAGAAAAGCCAATAAAATGCTAAACTGTCGAAAAGTTACAGCTTATTTAAATATACGCTCTTTGTTTAAAAAGTTGCGATAAGCTTGAGCATTGATATTGTGCATTGTATTGTTTTTTGCAAAATTGTGATAACCAGAATAATCGGGCTTAGCACAGAAATAAAGGAAACTATGATTTTCGGCATTTAAAACGGCATCGATAGAAGAAATTGAAGGGATACAAATTGGTCCGGGAGGTAATCCTGCATATCTGTAGGTATTATATGGAGAATTTATATTCAAATATTCTTTAAGTACTCGTTTAATTGTAAAATCGCCCAGAGCGTAAATAAGAGTGGGATCTGCCTGCAATCTCCAACCACGTTTTAACCTATTTATATAAACACCCGCTACTTTAGCTTTCTCGGCATTCTGCTGAGTTTCTTTTTCAACTATACTGGCAAGTATAGAAACTTCAACAGGAGATAAACCTAAAGCAATGGCTTTATTTCTACGAGAATCATTCCAAAATTGTCTGTATTCATAATTCATTCTTTCAATAAATTTTTCCGCAGACGTATTCCAATTAACAAAATAAGTATTAGGAATAAACATAGTAGCAAAAGTTTCGGTTGAGAAACCATATTTAGCTGCAACAATGCTATCGTTTAACATACGTAATAATTTAGTGCTGTCAACATTTAGCTGGGTCGATATTTTATTAGCCAAGTCTTTTTTCAGTCTAACATTATTGAAAATTAATCGAACAGGCTCTTGTTCTCCGGAACGTAGCATATTAATTAAGTCTTCATTAGATAATCCATTGGTAAGTAAGTACATTCCCGGTTTTATATGCTGGTCATACTTTTTTTGTTTTGCCCACCACTCAAAATTAGCACGATGAATAATCAATCCGTTATTATAAAGTTGAGTCTTTAAGTCAGCAAATGTGTCTGTTGGCTTAATATAAATTGTAAACTCTTCTTTTTCATCAGATACCCAAACATTTGGCGAGAAAATAGCTTGATAAATAAAGTATGCTCCACCAGCTAAACCCAACACTACTACAAAAAGGATAATTCTAAAAAAAATACCTAACTTATTCTTTTTCTTGCTAGGCCTGCTGTAGGCGCTATGATAATATTCCATCTTTATATAGACTTTTGATTGATTAATTGGAGGATATATTCATCCTGCCATTCATTATTTAGTAAAACCCAATCCTTTTTTACTCCAATTATTGAAAATTGTTGCCTTTTAAATAAACTTAAACTTTTTGTATTTGAAGTTAGGATGGAACAATATAGTTGATGTAAATTAAGTATGTTGAAACTATAGTCTATAAGTTGGGTTAATGCTTGCTTGGCGTAGCCTTTATTACGATATGCCTTTTCAATTAAAATACCTACACCTGCTCTTCTATTTTTAGGATCAAAATCAAATAAATCAATAGCTCCAACAATTTCCAATTCTTCATATTTGATATTTGTCAGGCTAATAATAAATCGAGCTTGCTTTTTTGAGAAAATATCTTCTTGTTCACTAAGAATATATTGCTCTATACTAAAGCGAGAAAAGGGGAGGAGTGTATTACTCAAATACCACAAGCTTTTATCATTTTCCCAATCCTGAATTTTACTTAGATCGCTTAGCTCCGGAGTTCTTAGTGTTATTTTAGTTGAAGTCATATGTTAATCTTATAATTGAATGCTTCCTTTAAAAACATATTCAGCATATCCTTCTAAAAATACTTCAGTAAATCGTTGTTCTTTTTCTTGAAAGCTCACTTTTAATTCACCGCCTAATGTTTTAATTTTATAATTATTATATTTATCAGCACCTTTTATATAGGCTCCAATAGCAGCAGCAGTTACTCCTGTTCCACATGCAAGTGTTTCATTTTCAACGCCACGTTCGTAAGTACGTACAAATAACTTATTCCCTTTTTGCTCAATAAAGTTAGCGTTAACACCTTCTTTTTTGAAATTTTCCGAATAACGGATTGCTTTTCCTGCTTCAAATACATTTTTGTCCGAAATAGATTTACAAAAGGTTAAATGATGCGGCGATCCTGTATTTAAAACCAAATGATCATCTATATCTTCAACCTCATGTACATCTTGCATTTGCAGCTTTATGTATTTTAAATTTCCTTTAGATTGAAGTATCTCGGCAAAATGCTCACCATCAGTTGCTAAAAATTTAAAACTCGACTTATTTATGCCCATATCATAAGCAAAAGCAACGATACAGCGTCCTCCATTACCACACATACTACCTTCCAATCCATTACTGTTAAAATACTTCATCTCGAAATCATAATCATCAGCTTTTAAAAGATACATTAATCCATCTCCTCCAACACCAAAATTTCTGTCACAAAGTGATTTAATTTGTTGAGTACTAATTTCGGGAATGCTCTCTCTTCCATCAATAAGAATGAAATCATTCCCTGCTCCGTGGTATTTATAA is drawn from Bacteroidales bacterium and contains these coding sequences:
- a CDS encoding VWA domain-containing protein, translated to MKQSFFKYLMFFVILVFMSLSSISQNTIQIKAEKPLKTRLLFVFDGSQSMYGRWQRQQKIEVARRLLTHFVDSLANVENLEMALRVYGDQYGVPPQVCEDSRLLVPFSAQNAKKITTALKHIVPKGTTPIAYALEQAANDFPECNYCRNVVILITDGIEACDGDPCAVSLELQKKGIMLKPFVIGIGKNFEQEFDCVGTYIEANEEEDFSKALKAVITQALNHTTAQVNLLNKQGNPKTTNLPVSFYDQFTNNLKYHFVHTLNGFDVPDTIFVEPRTTYKVVVSSIPPVTKDSVQIEKGTHNTIALDVSVGKMNLELLGREKSIAGLQAIIRKQGESKTLHVQYFGNIETYLCGTYQVEVLSLPRMLVDSVQISENHITTVQIPGPGIAVIKKPSLGYGAIHRELEDELELIYNLRENINHVESLYLLPGKYRVIFRSKFKNTTVSTREVRFEVKTGETVTVDIH
- a CDS encoding transketolase family protein; the encoded protein is MKKYTFTEKIDTRSGFGAGLTELGRTNPNVVALVADLTGSLKMGDFKKENPERFFQSGIAEANMMGMAAGFTIGGKIPFAGTFAAFATGRVYDQIRQSIAYSQKNVKICASHAGITLGEDGATHQILEDIGMMKMLPGMVVISPCDYNQTKAATLAIAEYEGPVYLRFGRPAVPNFTVADEKFEIGKAQMLSEGTDVTIVATGHMVWEAIQAGEALEKEGISAEIINIHTIKPLDTKAILNSINKTGCIVSAEEHQKAGGLGESIASFLSENNPTPMEFVAINDVWGQSGKPSALMEKYGLNAASIEAAAKRLVAKKA
- a CDS encoding DMT family transporter, which encodes MKNLNINKAYPALFFAMMFWGLSFVWTRQLLEVFTPLLIIFFRLILSFSILISIAKLSRKLQKIQKKDYLFLLLLSFTQPFLYFIFEGYGIQFTSASIASILIATIPLFTPIGAYLLFRDKLTRMNVLGLLISFGGVVLVVADFGKDLSFSWLGILMLLLAVLTGTAYGLGLKKLTGKYNSITITTFQNLIGIFLFLPLIFVFEWRNLLSFPEKITTNLAFSFFNLSLFASSFAFVLFTYGIGKIGPSKASAFSNSIPVFTLVFAYFVLDESISLIKVAGISIVLLGLFLSQVKR
- a CDS encoding TonB-dependent receptor — its product is MKQITAHSQYQIITFRRWTNKSYAVFNSLKKVIKIASLNVAYSLLTLGAATSFAQEDSLRIDKKLELEEVEIISAVEPLVFSQQARLVNLISKQNILQSGQQDIAGILKQRRAIDIRQRGGFGIQSDISLRASSFDQVLILLNGIPLSDAQTGHFTLNLPLVSQAIERIEILEGSAARIYGANAFAGAVNIVTQPSAMNKIQITGEGGQNAFYSLGASVNVTKGRNKTFLSFQKSGSDGYMENTDFRLSNFFIQSQWIADKYTFDFQLGALKKEFGANGFYSTKYPLQYEYNNAYNGNANLNFGKQLVSKISIFWRRHQDQWVLTRENPSVYQNFHQTDTYGLKTNHRFISKLGKTQIGTEIKSESIWSSSLGETQEKIKPVPWDKDYSFSHYFKRSNASVFIDHQLISESKFYAAFGFLINWNSDYSQQLKVYPGIDFSYSINQNLKIIGSVNQAMRLPTFTDLYYSGPANLGNTELLPERATSFDLGVKYKNSNFQFDAVYFSRLGKDIIDWVWLNDIEKWQTQNIVEQNVSGIEIGIDYSPFHSVVLQNIYLNYTYLSVKFKEIPQLTKYASTHLKHQLNFGGTITIASNLFANFSISYRDRVGIFQTYNFNDQEYQEEPYKAVFLANAKLYYKRQYYTLFIYGMNLFNQSYFEYGVLQLGTWLKAGVTINLEAKR
- the mltG gene encoding endolytic transglycosylase MltG, producing the protein MEYYHSAYSRPSKKKNKLGIFFRIILFVVVLGLAGGAYFIYQAIFSPNVWVSDEKEEFTIYIKPTDTFADLKTQLYNNGLIIHRANFEWWAKQKKYDQHIKPGMYLLTNGLSNEDLINMLRSGEQEPVRLIFNNVRLKKDLANKISTQLNVDSTKLLRMLNDSIVAAKYGFSTETFATMFIPNTYFVNWNTSAEKFIERMNYEYRQFWNDSRRNKAIALGLSPVEVSILASIVEKETQQNAEKAKVAGVYINRLKRGWRLQADPTLIYALGDFTIKRVLKEYLNINSPYNTYRYAGLPPGPICIPSISSIDAVLNAENHSFLYFCAKPDYSGYHNFAKNNTMHNINAQAYRNFLNKERIFK
- a CDS encoding GNAT family N-acetyltransferase → MTSTKITLRTPELSDLSKIQDWENDKSLWYLSNTLLPFSRFSIEQYILSEQEDIFSKKQARFIISLTNIKYEELEIVGAIDLFDFDPKNRRAGVGILIEKAYRNKGYAKQALTQLIDYSFNILNLHQLYCSILTSNTKSLSLFKRQQFSIIGVKKDWVLLNNEWQDEYILQLINQKSI
- a CDS encoding diaminopimelate epimerase; this translates as MINFYKYHGAGNDFILIDGRESIPEISTQQIKSLCDRNFGVGGDGLMYLLKADDYDFEMKYFNSNGLEGSMCGNGGRCIVAFAYDMGINKSSFKFLATDGEHFAEILQSKGNLKYIKLQMQDVHEVEDIDDHLVLNTGSPHHLTFCKSISDKNVFEAGKAIRYSENFKKEGVNANFIEQKGNKLFVRTYERGVENETLACGTGVTAAAIGAYIKGADKYNNYKIKTLGGELKVSFQEKEQRFTEVFLEGYAEYVFKGSIQL